The following coding sequences are from one Acipenser ruthenus chromosome 7, fAciRut3.2 maternal haplotype, whole genome shotgun sequence window:
- the LOC117415893 gene encoding lamina-associated polypeptide 2, isoforms beta/gamma-like isoform X6: MLSQDPLCAGLPNAEPGPIVSSTRKLYEKKLQKLLDEGPLESQPTPPAPAPAADSNQNGNTDSDQYSDKEQEEMPKPVLEKREPLKSKAKPTASLRTRRLEQNRSVEQEEEETVSAVGFLNVKRRSRAVQQDQAVPGSDDTDLSELSAPETLARESRDPGTPKRGALLGGKVSDSPRSTRKTRVEEIPEPLLVRRVRDVSKGLGSNELPQIQPQPIQPPNESSPGTPRKLSAHLKESEEEGWRDTTETPPARQTKIPRPAPVALLDTALLDTALLEVEGRTAGGDYVEQTQERDILKEMFPNQVATPTGISATCRRPIRGAAGRPLDRSLFRLDDSLLLRSQTSYHSNLRTESFKPASPAFTTTKTNSSSSSSAGGSAASRRSFPVWIQLLLLSLVAGFLFFIYQAMETNHMNPFTQDASAAAPAASTPQVQDQ, from the exons ATGCTGAGCCAGGACCCATTGTGTGCAGGTCTCCCCAACGCTGAGCCAGGACCCATTGTGT CGTCCACCAGGAAGCTGTATGAAAAGAAACTGCAGAAGCTGCTGGACGAGGGCCCCCTGGAGTCACAGCCAACCCCTCCAGCACCGGCCCCCGCTGCAGACAGCAACCAGAACGGCAACACAGACTCCGACCAGTACAGTGACAAGGAGCAAG AGGAGATGCCCAAGCCAGTGCTGGAGAAGCGAGAGCCGCTGAAGAGCAAAGCAAAGCCCACGGCCAGCCTGCGCACACGCCGGCTCGAGCAGAACAGG AGTgtagagcaggaggaggaggagactgTCTCTGCGGTGGGGTTCCTCAatgtgaagagaaggagcagggcGGTGCAGCAGGACCAGGCTGTGCCAGGCAGCGACGACACT GACCTGTCTGAGCTCTCTGCACCCGAGACCCTAGCCAGGGAGAGTAGGGACCCTGGGACCCCCAAACGAGGGGCCCTTCTGGGGGGCAAAGTCAGCGACTCCCCACGATCCACCAGGAAGACCAGAGTAGAA GAGATCCCAGAGCCCCTATTAGTGAGACGAGTGCGTGATGTCAGTAAGGGCCTTGGATCCAATGAGCTCCCCCAGATTCAACCACAACCCATCCAGCCCCCTAATGAAAGCAGCCCCGGGACACCAAGGAAACTAAGCGCACACCTCAAA GAGAGTGAGGAGGAAGGTTGGCGTGACACCACAGAGACTCCCCCTGCCAGGCAGACAAAGATCCCTCGTCCTGCGCCTGTGGCCCTGCTGGACACTGCCCTGCTGGACACTGCCCTGCTGGAG GTGGAGGGACGGACAGCAGGAGGGGACTACGTCGAGCAGACCCAGGAGAGGGACATTCTCAAGGAGATGTTTCCCAACCAAGTGGCAACGCCGACTGGAATCAG CGCTACCTGCCGCAGGCCGATCCGCGGTGCGGCGGGACGCCCCCTGGACAGGAGTTTGTTCCGGCTGGACGACTCGCTGCTGCTCCGCTCCCAGACCAGCTACCACTCCAACCTGAGGACAGAGTCCTTCAAACCAGCCAGCCCTGCTTTCACTACAACCAAAACCaactcgtcctcctcctcctccgccggCGGCTCCGCGGCGTCGCGCCGCTCTTTCCCCGTCTGGATCCAGCTACTCCTGCTCTCCCTGGTTGCCGGCTTCCTATTCTTCATCTACCAAGCCATGGAGACCAACCACATGAACCCCTTCACCCAGGACGCCTCTGCTGCTGCCCCTGCTGCCTCTACTCCCCAGGTCCAGGACCAGTGA
- the LOC117415893 gene encoding lamina-associated polypeptide 2-like isoform X3, with the protein MSEFLEDPSVLTKDKLKSELLANNVILPSGEHRKDVYVQLYLQNLTTRNTVMNKSTPEAFSSDEEQAAPVASSRNRSGRKATKKTDKPRPEDLDVTQLTTEEIKDELMKYGFQPGPIVSSTRKLYEKKLQKLLDEGPLESQPTPPAPAPAADSNQNGNTDSDQYSDKEQEEMPKPVLEKREPLKSKAKPTASLRTRRLEQNRSVEQEEEETVSAVGFLNVKRRSRAVQQDQAVPGSDDTDLSELSAPETLARESRDPGTPKRGALLGGKVSDSPRSTRKTRVEEIPEPLLVRRVRDVSKGLGSNELPQIQPQPIQPPNESSPGTPRKLSAHLKVEGRTAGGDYVEQTQERDILKEMFPNQVATPTGISATCRRPIRGAAGRPLDRSLFRLDDSLLLRSQTSYHSNLRTESFKPASPAFTTTKTNSSSSSSAGGSAASRRSFPVWIQLLLLSLVAGFLFFIYQAMETNHMNPFTQDASAAAPAASTPQVQDQ; encoded by the exons ATGTCGGAATTCCTTGAAGACCCGTCGGTGTTGACGAAAGACAAGCTGAAAAGCGAGCTGCTGGCCAACAACGTGATCCTGCCGTCCGGCGAGCACAGAAAGGATGTCTACGTCCAGCTGTACCTGCAAAACCTCACGACCAGGAACACAGTTATGAACAAGAGCACCCCGGAGGCATTTTCCAGCGACGAGGAGCAGGCAGCCCCCGTGGCGAGCAGCAGGAACCGGTCTGGACGG AAAGCCACAAAGAAGACTGACAAGCCCCGGCCGGAGGACCTGGACGTCACGCAGCTGACGACAGAGGAGATAAAGGACGAGCTGATGAAATATGGGTTCCAGCCAGGACCCATTGTGT CGTCCACCAGGAAGCTGTATGAAAAGAAACTGCAGAAGCTGCTGGACGAGGGCCCCCTGGAGTCACAGCCAACCCCTCCAGCACCGGCCCCCGCTGCAGACAGCAACCAGAACGGCAACACAGACTCCGACCAGTACAGTGACAAGGAGCAAG AGGAGATGCCCAAGCCAGTGCTGGAGAAGCGAGAGCCGCTGAAGAGCAAAGCAAAGCCCACGGCCAGCCTGCGCACACGCCGGCTCGAGCAGAACAGG AGTgtagagcaggaggaggaggagactgTCTCTGCGGTGGGGTTCCTCAatgtgaagagaaggagcagggcGGTGCAGCAGGACCAGGCTGTGCCAGGCAGCGACGACACT GACCTGTCTGAGCTCTCTGCACCCGAGACCCTAGCCAGGGAGAGTAGGGACCCTGGGACCCCCAAACGAGGGGCCCTTCTGGGGGGCAAAGTCAGCGACTCCCCACGATCCACCAGGAAGACCAGAGTAGAA GAGATCCCAGAGCCCCTATTAGTGAGACGAGTGCGTGATGTCAGTAAGGGCCTTGGATCCAATGAGCTCCCCCAGATTCAACCACAACCCATCCAGCCCCCTAATGAAAGCAGCCCCGGGACACCAAGGAAACTAAGCGCACACCTCAAA GTGGAGGGACGGACAGCAGGAGGGGACTACGTCGAGCAGACCCAGGAGAGGGACATTCTCAAGGAGATGTTTCCCAACCAAGTGGCAACGCCGACTGGAATCAG CGCTACCTGCCGCAGGCCGATCCGCGGTGCGGCGGGACGCCCCCTGGACAGGAGTTTGTTCCGGCTGGACGACTCGCTGCTGCTCCGCTCCCAGACCAGCTACCACTCCAACCTGAGGACAGAGTCCTTCAAACCAGCCAGCCCTGCTTTCACTACAACCAAAACCaactcgtcctcctcctcctccgccggCGGCTCCGCGGCGTCGCGCCGCTCTTTCCCCGTCTGGATCCAGCTACTCCTGCTCTCCCTGGTTGCCGGCTTCCTATTCTTCATCTACCAAGCCATGGAGACCAACCACATGAACCCCTTCACCCAGGACGCCTCTGCTGCTGCCCCTGCTGCCTCTACTCCCCAGGTCCAGGACCAGTGA
- the LOC117415893 gene encoding histone-lysine N-methyltransferase 2D-like isoform X4 encodes MSEFLEDPSVLTKDKLKSELLANNVILPSGEHRKDVYVQLYLQNLTTRNTVMNKSTPEAFSSDEEQAAPVASSRNRSGRKATKKTDKPRPEDLDVTQLTTEEIKDELMKYGFQPGPIVSSTRKLYEKKLQKLLDEGPLESQPTPPAPAPAADSNQNGNTDSDQYSDKEQEEMPKPVLEKREPLKSKAKPTASLRTRRLEQNRSVEQEEEETVSAVGFLNVKRRSRAVQQDQAVPGSDDTDLSELSAPETLARESRDPGTPKRGALLGGKVSDSPRSTRKTRVEEIPEPLLVRRVRDVSKGLGSNELPQIQPQPIQPPNESSPGTPRKLSAHLKESEEEGWRDTTETPPARQTKIPRPAPVALLDTALLDTALLEEDILEPMAEDATDAPKQKTRQQKICGFLKLVKPQESVFSYGHWCMRRAACGLLAFFNTAFTRGVATPPTTETVAGECHYRDCICNHSFFVCCCCHSC; translated from the exons ATGTCGGAATTCCTTGAAGACCCGTCGGTGTTGACGAAAGACAAGCTGAAAAGCGAGCTGCTGGCCAACAACGTGATCCTGCCGTCCGGCGAGCACAGAAAGGATGTCTACGTCCAGCTGTACCTGCAAAACCTCACGACCAGGAACACAGTTATGAACAAGAGCACCCCGGAGGCATTTTCCAGCGACGAGGAGCAGGCAGCCCCCGTGGCGAGCAGCAGGAACCGGTCTGGACGG AAAGCCACAAAGAAGACTGACAAGCCCCGGCCGGAGGACCTGGACGTCACGCAGCTGACGACAGAGGAGATAAAGGACGAGCTGATGAAATATGGGTTCCAGCCAGGACCCATTGTGT CGTCCACCAGGAAGCTGTATGAAAAGAAACTGCAGAAGCTGCTGGACGAGGGCCCCCTGGAGTCACAGCCAACCCCTCCAGCACCGGCCCCCGCTGCAGACAGCAACCAGAACGGCAACACAGACTCCGACCAGTACAGTGACAAGGAGCAAG AGGAGATGCCCAAGCCAGTGCTGGAGAAGCGAGAGCCGCTGAAGAGCAAAGCAAAGCCCACGGCCAGCCTGCGCACACGCCGGCTCGAGCAGAACAGG AGTgtagagcaggaggaggaggagactgTCTCTGCGGTGGGGTTCCTCAatgtgaagagaaggagcagggcGGTGCAGCAGGACCAGGCTGTGCCAGGCAGCGACGACACT GACCTGTCTGAGCTCTCTGCACCCGAGACCCTAGCCAGGGAGAGTAGGGACCCTGGGACCCCCAAACGAGGGGCCCTTCTGGGGGGCAAAGTCAGCGACTCCCCACGATCCACCAGGAAGACCAGAGTAGAA GAGATCCCAGAGCCCCTATTAGTGAGACGAGTGCGTGATGTCAGTAAGGGCCTTGGATCCAATGAGCTCCCCCAGATTCAACCACAACCCATCCAGCCCCCTAATGAAAGCAGCCCCGGGACACCAAGGAAACTAAGCGCACACCTCAAA GAGAGTGAGGAGGAAGGTTGGCGTGACACCACAGAGACTCCCCCTGCCAGGCAGACAAAGATCCCTCGTCCTGCGCCTGTGGCCCTGCTGGACACTGCCCTGCTGGACACTGCCCTGCTGGAG GAAGATATCCTGGAGCCGATGGCTGAAGACGCCACAGACGCCCCCAAGCAGAAAACCAGGCAGCAGAAAATCTGTGGTTTCCTGAAACTGGTCAAACCCCAAGAAAGTGTCTTCTCTTATGGGCACTGGTGCATGCGGAGGGCTGCGTGTGGGTTACTGGCTTTCTTCAACACAGCTTTCACCCGTGGTGTCGCCACTCCACCAACAACGGAGACCGTGGCAGGAGAGTGCCATTATCGGGACTGTATTTGCAACcacagcttttttgtttgttgttgttgtcattcATGCTAG
- the LOC117415893 gene encoding lamina-associated polypeptide 2-like isoform X7 codes for MSEFLEDPSVLTKDKLKSELLANNVILPSGEHRKDVYVQLYLQNLTTRNTVMNKSTPEAFSSDEEQAAPVASSRNRSGRKATKKTDKPRPEDLDVTQLTTEEIKDELMKYGFQPGPIVSSTRKLYEKKLQKLLDEGPLESQPTPPAPAPAADSNQNGNTDSDQYSDKEQEEMPKPVLEKREPLKSKAKPTASLRTRRLEQNRESEEEGWRDTTETPPARQTKIPRPAPVALLDTALLDTALLEVEGRTAGGDYVEQTQERDILKEMFPNQVATPTGISATCRRPIRGAAGRPLDRSLFRLDDSLLLRSQTSYHSNLRTESFKPASPAFTTTKTNSSSSSSAGGSAASRRSFPVWIQLLLLSLVAGFLFFIYQAMETNHMNPFTQDASAAAPAASTPQVQDQ; via the exons ATGTCGGAATTCCTTGAAGACCCGTCGGTGTTGACGAAAGACAAGCTGAAAAGCGAGCTGCTGGCCAACAACGTGATCCTGCCGTCCGGCGAGCACAGAAAGGATGTCTACGTCCAGCTGTACCTGCAAAACCTCACGACCAGGAACACAGTTATGAACAAGAGCACCCCGGAGGCATTTTCCAGCGACGAGGAGCAGGCAGCCCCCGTGGCGAGCAGCAGGAACCGGTCTGGACGG AAAGCCACAAAGAAGACTGACAAGCCCCGGCCGGAGGACCTGGACGTCACGCAGCTGACGACAGAGGAGATAAAGGACGAGCTGATGAAATATGGGTTCCAGCCAGGACCCATTGTGT CGTCCACCAGGAAGCTGTATGAAAAGAAACTGCAGAAGCTGCTGGACGAGGGCCCCCTGGAGTCACAGCCAACCCCTCCAGCACCGGCCCCCGCTGCAGACAGCAACCAGAACGGCAACACAGACTCCGACCAGTACAGTGACAAGGAGCAAG AGGAGATGCCCAAGCCAGTGCTGGAGAAGCGAGAGCCGCTGAAGAGCAAAGCAAAGCCCACGGCCAGCCTGCGCACACGCCGGCTCGAGCAGAACAGG GAGAGTGAGGAGGAAGGTTGGCGTGACACCACAGAGACTCCCCCTGCCAGGCAGACAAAGATCCCTCGTCCTGCGCCTGTGGCCCTGCTGGACACTGCCCTGCTGGACACTGCCCTGCTGGAG GTGGAGGGACGGACAGCAGGAGGGGACTACGTCGAGCAGACCCAGGAGAGGGACATTCTCAAGGAGATGTTTCCCAACCAAGTGGCAACGCCGACTGGAATCAG CGCTACCTGCCGCAGGCCGATCCGCGGTGCGGCGGGACGCCCCCTGGACAGGAGTTTGTTCCGGCTGGACGACTCGCTGCTGCTCCGCTCCCAGACCAGCTACCACTCCAACCTGAGGACAGAGTCCTTCAAACCAGCCAGCCCTGCTTTCACTACAACCAAAACCaactcgtcctcctcctcctccgccggCGGCTCCGCGGCGTCGCGCCGCTCTTTCCCCGTCTGGATCCAGCTACTCCTGCTCTCCCTGGTTGCCGGCTTCCTATTCTTCATCTACCAAGCCATGGAGACCAACCACATGAACCCCTTCACCCAGGACGCCTCTGCTGCTGCCCCTGCTGCCTCTACTCCCCAGGTCCAGGACCAGTGA
- the LOC117415893 gene encoding lamina-associated polypeptide 2-like isoform X2: MSEFLEDPSVLTKDKLKSELLANNVILPSGEHRKDVYVQLYLQNLTTRNTVMNKSTPEAFSSDEEQAAPVASSRNRSGRKATKKTDKPRPEDLDVTQLTTEEIKDELMKYGFQPGPIVSSTRKLYEKKLQKLLDEGPLESQPTPPAPAPAADSNQNGNTDSDQYSDKEQEEMPKPVLEKREPLKSKAKPTASLRTRRLEQNRDLSELSAPETLARESRDPGTPKRGALLGGKVSDSPRSTRKTRVEEIPEPLLVRRVRDVSKGLGSNELPQIQPQPIQPPNESSPGTPRKLSAHLKESEEEGWRDTTETPPARQTKIPRPAPVALLDTALLDTALLEVEGRTAGGDYVEQTQERDILKEMFPNQVATPTGISATCRRPIRGAAGRPLDRSLFRLDDSLLLRSQTSYHSNLRTESFKPASPAFTTTKTNSSSSSSAGGSAASRRSFPVWIQLLLLSLVAGFLFFIYQAMETNHMNPFTQDASAAAPAASTPQVQDQ, encoded by the exons ATGTCGGAATTCCTTGAAGACCCGTCGGTGTTGACGAAAGACAAGCTGAAAAGCGAGCTGCTGGCCAACAACGTGATCCTGCCGTCCGGCGAGCACAGAAAGGATGTCTACGTCCAGCTGTACCTGCAAAACCTCACGACCAGGAACACAGTTATGAACAAGAGCACCCCGGAGGCATTTTCCAGCGACGAGGAGCAGGCAGCCCCCGTGGCGAGCAGCAGGAACCGGTCTGGACGG AAAGCCACAAAGAAGACTGACAAGCCCCGGCCGGAGGACCTGGACGTCACGCAGCTGACGACAGAGGAGATAAAGGACGAGCTGATGAAATATGGGTTCCAGCCAGGACCCATTGTGT CGTCCACCAGGAAGCTGTATGAAAAGAAACTGCAGAAGCTGCTGGACGAGGGCCCCCTGGAGTCACAGCCAACCCCTCCAGCACCGGCCCCCGCTGCAGACAGCAACCAGAACGGCAACACAGACTCCGACCAGTACAGTGACAAGGAGCAAG AGGAGATGCCCAAGCCAGTGCTGGAGAAGCGAGAGCCGCTGAAGAGCAAAGCAAAGCCCACGGCCAGCCTGCGCACACGCCGGCTCGAGCAGAACAGG GACCTGTCTGAGCTCTCTGCACCCGAGACCCTAGCCAGGGAGAGTAGGGACCCTGGGACCCCCAAACGAGGGGCCCTTCTGGGGGGCAAAGTCAGCGACTCCCCACGATCCACCAGGAAGACCAGAGTAGAA GAGATCCCAGAGCCCCTATTAGTGAGACGAGTGCGTGATGTCAGTAAGGGCCTTGGATCCAATGAGCTCCCCCAGATTCAACCACAACCCATCCAGCCCCCTAATGAAAGCAGCCCCGGGACACCAAGGAAACTAAGCGCACACCTCAAA GAGAGTGAGGAGGAAGGTTGGCGTGACACCACAGAGACTCCCCCTGCCAGGCAGACAAAGATCCCTCGTCCTGCGCCTGTGGCCCTGCTGGACACTGCCCTGCTGGACACTGCCCTGCTGGAG GTGGAGGGACGGACAGCAGGAGGGGACTACGTCGAGCAGACCCAGGAGAGGGACATTCTCAAGGAGATGTTTCCCAACCAAGTGGCAACGCCGACTGGAATCAG CGCTACCTGCCGCAGGCCGATCCGCGGTGCGGCGGGACGCCCCCTGGACAGGAGTTTGTTCCGGCTGGACGACTCGCTGCTGCTCCGCTCCCAGACCAGCTACCACTCCAACCTGAGGACAGAGTCCTTCAAACCAGCCAGCCCTGCTTTCACTACAACCAAAACCaactcgtcctcctcctcctccgccggCGGCTCCGCGGCGTCGCGCCGCTCTTTCCCCGTCTGGATCCAGCTACTCCTGCTCTCCCTGGTTGCCGGCTTCCTATTCTTCATCTACCAAGCCATGGAGACCAACCACATGAACCCCTTCACCCAGGACGCCTCTGCTGCTGCCCCTGCTGCCTCTACTCCCCAGGTCCAGGACCAGTGA
- the LOC117415893 gene encoding lamina-associated polypeptide 2-like isoform X5, giving the protein MSEFLEDPSVLTKDKLKSELLANNVILPSGEHRKDVYVQLYLQNLTTRNTVMNKSTPEAFSSDEEQAAPVASSRNRSGRKATKKTDKPRPEDLDVTQLTTEEIKDELMKYGFQPGPIVSSTRKLYEKKLQKLLDEGPLESQPTPPAPAPAADSNQNGNTDSDQYSDKEQEEMPKPVLEKREPLKSKAKPTASLRTRRLEQNREIPEPLLVRRVRDVSKGLGSNELPQIQPQPIQPPNESSPGTPRKLSAHLKESEEEGWRDTTETPPARQTKIPRPAPVALLDTALLDTALLEVEGRTAGGDYVEQTQERDILKEMFPNQVATPTGISATCRRPIRGAAGRPLDRSLFRLDDSLLLRSQTSYHSNLRTESFKPASPAFTTTKTNSSSSSSAGGSAASRRSFPVWIQLLLLSLVAGFLFFIYQAMETNHMNPFTQDASAAAPAASTPQVQDQ; this is encoded by the exons ATGTCGGAATTCCTTGAAGACCCGTCGGTGTTGACGAAAGACAAGCTGAAAAGCGAGCTGCTGGCCAACAACGTGATCCTGCCGTCCGGCGAGCACAGAAAGGATGTCTACGTCCAGCTGTACCTGCAAAACCTCACGACCAGGAACACAGTTATGAACAAGAGCACCCCGGAGGCATTTTCCAGCGACGAGGAGCAGGCAGCCCCCGTGGCGAGCAGCAGGAACCGGTCTGGACGG AAAGCCACAAAGAAGACTGACAAGCCCCGGCCGGAGGACCTGGACGTCACGCAGCTGACGACAGAGGAGATAAAGGACGAGCTGATGAAATATGGGTTCCAGCCAGGACCCATTGTGT CGTCCACCAGGAAGCTGTATGAAAAGAAACTGCAGAAGCTGCTGGACGAGGGCCCCCTGGAGTCACAGCCAACCCCTCCAGCACCGGCCCCCGCTGCAGACAGCAACCAGAACGGCAACACAGACTCCGACCAGTACAGTGACAAGGAGCAAG AGGAGATGCCCAAGCCAGTGCTGGAGAAGCGAGAGCCGCTGAAGAGCAAAGCAAAGCCCACGGCCAGCCTGCGCACACGCCGGCTCGAGCAGAACAGG GAGATCCCAGAGCCCCTATTAGTGAGACGAGTGCGTGATGTCAGTAAGGGCCTTGGATCCAATGAGCTCCCCCAGATTCAACCACAACCCATCCAGCCCCCTAATGAAAGCAGCCCCGGGACACCAAGGAAACTAAGCGCACACCTCAAA GAGAGTGAGGAGGAAGGTTGGCGTGACACCACAGAGACTCCCCCTGCCAGGCAGACAAAGATCCCTCGTCCTGCGCCTGTGGCCCTGCTGGACACTGCCCTGCTGGACACTGCCCTGCTGGAG GTGGAGGGACGGACAGCAGGAGGGGACTACGTCGAGCAGACCCAGGAGAGGGACATTCTCAAGGAGATGTTTCCCAACCAAGTGGCAACGCCGACTGGAATCAG CGCTACCTGCCGCAGGCCGATCCGCGGTGCGGCGGGACGCCCCCTGGACAGGAGTTTGTTCCGGCTGGACGACTCGCTGCTGCTCCGCTCCCAGACCAGCTACCACTCCAACCTGAGGACAGAGTCCTTCAAACCAGCCAGCCCTGCTTTCACTACAACCAAAACCaactcgtcctcctcctcctccgccggCGGCTCCGCGGCGTCGCGCCGCTCTTTCCCCGTCTGGATCCAGCTACTCCTGCTCTCCCTGGTTGCCGGCTTCCTATTCTTCATCTACCAAGCCATGGAGACCAACCACATGAACCCCTTCACCCAGGACGCCTCTGCTGCTGCCCCTGCTGCCTCTACTCCCCAGGTCCAGGACCAGTGA
- the LOC117415893 gene encoding lamina-associated polypeptide 2, isoforms beta/gamma-like isoform X1 encodes MSEFLEDPSVLTKDKLKSELLANNVILPSGEHRKDVYVQLYLQNLTTRNTVMNKSTPEAFSSDEEQAAPVASSRNRSGRKATKKTDKPRPEDLDVTQLTTEEIKDELMKYGFQPGPIVSSTRKLYEKKLQKLLDEGPLESQPTPPAPAPAADSNQNGNTDSDQYSDKEQEEMPKPVLEKREPLKSKAKPTASLRTRRLEQNRSVEQEEEETVSAVGFLNVKRRSRAVQQDQAVPGSDDTDLSELSAPETLARESRDPGTPKRGALLGGKVSDSPRSTRKTRVEEIPEPLLVRRVRDVSKGLGSNELPQIQPQPIQPPNESSPGTPRKLSAHLKESEEEGWRDTTETPPARQTKIPRPAPVALLDTALLDTALLEVEGRTAGGDYVEQTQERDILKEMFPNQVATPTGISATCRRPIRGAAGRPLDRSLFRLDDSLLLRSQTSYHSNLRTESFKPASPAFTTTKTNSSSSSSAGGSAASRRSFPVWIQLLLLSLVAGFLFFIYQAMETNHMNPFTQDASAAAPAASTPQVQDQ; translated from the exons ATGTCGGAATTCCTTGAAGACCCGTCGGTGTTGACGAAAGACAAGCTGAAAAGCGAGCTGCTGGCCAACAACGTGATCCTGCCGTCCGGCGAGCACAGAAAGGATGTCTACGTCCAGCTGTACCTGCAAAACCTCACGACCAGGAACACAGTTATGAACAAGAGCACCCCGGAGGCATTTTCCAGCGACGAGGAGCAGGCAGCCCCCGTGGCGAGCAGCAGGAACCGGTCTGGACGG AAAGCCACAAAGAAGACTGACAAGCCCCGGCCGGAGGACCTGGACGTCACGCAGCTGACGACAGAGGAGATAAAGGACGAGCTGATGAAATATGGGTTCCAGCCAGGACCCATTGTGT CGTCCACCAGGAAGCTGTATGAAAAGAAACTGCAGAAGCTGCTGGACGAGGGCCCCCTGGAGTCACAGCCAACCCCTCCAGCACCGGCCCCCGCTGCAGACAGCAACCAGAACGGCAACACAGACTCCGACCAGTACAGTGACAAGGAGCAAG AGGAGATGCCCAAGCCAGTGCTGGAGAAGCGAGAGCCGCTGAAGAGCAAAGCAAAGCCCACGGCCAGCCTGCGCACACGCCGGCTCGAGCAGAACAGG AGTgtagagcaggaggaggaggagactgTCTCTGCGGTGGGGTTCCTCAatgtgaagagaaggagcagggcGGTGCAGCAGGACCAGGCTGTGCCAGGCAGCGACGACACT GACCTGTCTGAGCTCTCTGCACCCGAGACCCTAGCCAGGGAGAGTAGGGACCCTGGGACCCCCAAACGAGGGGCCCTTCTGGGGGGCAAAGTCAGCGACTCCCCACGATCCACCAGGAAGACCAGAGTAGAA GAGATCCCAGAGCCCCTATTAGTGAGACGAGTGCGTGATGTCAGTAAGGGCCTTGGATCCAATGAGCTCCCCCAGATTCAACCACAACCCATCCAGCCCCCTAATGAAAGCAGCCCCGGGACACCAAGGAAACTAAGCGCACACCTCAAA GAGAGTGAGGAGGAAGGTTGGCGTGACACCACAGAGACTCCCCCTGCCAGGCAGACAAAGATCCCTCGTCCTGCGCCTGTGGCCCTGCTGGACACTGCCCTGCTGGACACTGCCCTGCTGGAG GTGGAGGGACGGACAGCAGGAGGGGACTACGTCGAGCAGACCCAGGAGAGGGACATTCTCAAGGAGATGTTTCCCAACCAAGTGGCAACGCCGACTGGAATCAG CGCTACCTGCCGCAGGCCGATCCGCGGTGCGGCGGGACGCCCCCTGGACAGGAGTTTGTTCCGGCTGGACGACTCGCTGCTGCTCCGCTCCCAGACCAGCTACCACTCCAACCTGAGGACAGAGTCCTTCAAACCAGCCAGCCCTGCTTTCACTACAACCAAAACCaactcgtcctcctcctcctccgccggCGGCTCCGCGGCGTCGCGCCGCTCTTTCCCCGTCTGGATCCAGCTACTCCTGCTCTCCCTGGTTGCCGGCTTCCTATTCTTCATCTACCAAGCCATGGAGACCAACCACATGAACCCCTTCACCCAGGACGCCTCTGCTGCTGCCCCTGCTGCCTCTACTCCCCAGGTCCAGGACCAGTGA